The proteins below come from a single Diadema setosum chromosome 21, eeDiaSeto1, whole genome shotgun sequence genomic window:
- the LOC140244934 gene encoding octopamine receptor beta-2R-like: MQSLTSLNGTRELEEHAEETGSSVTIVNIFQLIFGSLGIVGNLLCIIVFKRRSKQNQTNFLIIMQAAVDMVASGFLVALTITTILPVSAPSPWVFGTIYCIIWKSSVLLWASFAISTFNLTIISIERYIAVVHPMQYTSLFKRSSTMFMVACTWIVAPSINIAYNSIVNEYHGKCTEVFNRARTVLSITLFFWEYFFPICVMIFSFLSIAYKLLKMNRVSDILATINMTEHNQSSTMPSPSSYVDNQQSQPCPGNGANRARLETNTKATPDGIPARDSLQPPSISLSVKQPVLTNAGTPRIVREGNRRSGASVRRLKITKVLLLVSLGYIICWSPNQWYFLLVNLKVINLRQVPYRVTIIMSTCNTCLNPFIYALQMKNFRDDVRACFRCLSR, encoded by the coding sequence ATGCAGTCACTCACGAGCCTAAATGGTACGAGGGAGCTCGAGGAGCACGCCGAGGAGACGGGGTCGAGCGTCACCATCGTCAACATCTTCCAACTCATTTTCGGAAGCCTGGGCATTGTCGGGAACCTTCTctgtatcattgttttcaaaCGGAGATCGAAGCAAAACCAGACAAACTTCCTGATCATCATGCAGGCCGCTGTGGACATGGTGGCATCTGGGTTTCTAGTAGCGCTTACCATCACCACCATTCTTCCCGTGTCTGCTCCGTCCCCCTGGGTTTTTGGTACCATCTACTGCATAATATGGAAGTCTTCTGTACTCTTATGGGCATCGTTTGCCATCTCAACCTTCAACTTGACTATAATATCGATCGAGCGATATATCGCAGTGGTACACCCGATGCAATACACCAGTCTTTTCAAGCGATCATCGACAATGTTCATGGTCGCCTGCACTTGGATCGTGGCGCCGTCAATCAACATTGCCTACAACAGTATCGTCAACGAATACCACGGAAAATGCACTGAGGTGTTCAACAGAGCGCGAACTGTCTTATCAATTACGCTCTTCTTTTGGGAGTACTTCTTTCCCATCTGTGTCATGATCTTCTCCTTTTTGTCTATAGCTTACAAACTTTTGAAGATGAATCGGGTGTCAGACATCCTGGCGACCATCAACATGACGGAGCACAACCAGAGTTCCACTATGCCCTCACCTTCGTCCTACGTTGACAACCAGCAAAGCCAGCCGTGTCCGGGTAATGGCGCAAATCGAGCTCGTCTCGAGACCAACACCAAAGCCACACCCGATGGCATTCCTGCTCGCGATAGCCTCCAGCCGCCGTCCATCTCTCTGTCAGTAAAGCAGCCTGTGTTGACCAACGCGGGAACACCCCGTATTGTCCGTGAGGGCAACCGCAGATCTGGGGCTTCAGTCCGTCGCTTGAAGATCACCAAAGTCCTGCTCCTTGTGTCTCTTGGATACATCATCTGCTGGTCTCCCAATCAGTGGTATTTTTTGCTCGTCAACCTCAAGGTGATCAACCTGCGGCAAGTGCCATATCGAGTGACCATTATCATGTCCACTTGTAACACCTGCCTAAATCCTTTCATATACGCCTTGCAGATGAAGAATTTCAGGGATGATGTTCGAGCTTGTTTTAGGTGCCTGTCACGATAG